The Thermodesulfobacteriota bacterium genome contains the following window.
CGGCCTCCTGCCCGCTGCGTCCCCGGGGACCGCCACGCCCGCCGGGCTGCCGGTGGCCGGGCTGCTCCCGCTGGGCGAGCTGCAGGTGGCCGGCGGCCGCCTGCTCCTGGAGCTGCCTGGCCGCACCCTGGAGCTGCCCTTTGAGCTCTGTCTCCGGTCCCGGCCGGCCCCGGAGACCGGCGGATCGGCCTGGCGGGTGGAGGTCCTTGCCGCCGGCATGCCGGTGGCGGCCGACCTCCGCCTGACGCCGGACCGGCAGCAGCTCCTGGCGGACCGCCTGACCGGGCGGCTGGACCTGGCCGTCCTGGGCCGCCTGGGCCGCCTGCCAGCCGCGCTCGGTCTTGCCGGCCACGCCGATCTGGACGGCCACGGCCAGCTGCCCCTGGCCAATCCCCGGGCCGCGACCCTGGACGGCCAGCTCCTCGTCAACGGGCTCACGGTGGAGCACCAGGGCGCCTCGGTGCTGCTGCCGCACTGGCGCCTGCAGCTGGCCGGCGGCACCGATCCTGCCGGCGCCTGGCAGCTGACAGCCTCGGCGGGGCCGCCGAGCCGCTGCCAGCTGGCCCTGGCCCACCGCACCCTGGCCGGCAGCGTGGGCTCCCTGCAGGCGGCCCTTGGCGCCGGGGAGCAAGGCGGCAGCCGCCTGCAGCTCAGCCTCCGGGATCTGGGCCTGCAGGGCCAGGATCTGACAGCGGGTCTCGGGGCGGTCTCCCTCACCGGCCACAGCAGCGGCCAGGGACTGGAGCTGGCTCTCTCGATTGACGAGGGGTTGCTCCAGGCCGGCGGCCGCCGCCTGCGCCTGGGTGCGGCGGACCTGGCAGTCGGGGCCGCTCCTGGGGCCGAGAACTGGCGAGGCCAGGCCCGGCTGCACCTGGCGGATATCGCCCTGGAGGCGTACGCCAGCCAGGTGGCGCTGGCCGCGGCCGACCTGGCCCTGCCCTTCCAGTGGCCGCCGCCGGCTGCGGGCAGCAGCGGCGAGCTGCGGCTGCAGGGGCTGCAGCTGGGGCCGCGCCCGTGGGGCGACCTTGCCGCCACGCTGCGGCAGGAGGGCACTGGCCTGACCGTGGCCGGCCGCTTCCGTCCGGATCCCCTGCCGGAGCTGGCGGTGGATCTTGCGGGTCAGCTGGGCTGGTCGGCGGCAGGCGGGCTGGCCGCCGGCCTCCACTGGCAGCTGCCCGCCACCCCTCTGCCCGCGGACTTGGATCTGGGCCGCCTGGCGCCGGCGGCCCAGGGCGTCTTTCTGGCTGGCGTGCTGGAAGGCCGCGGCCGGCTGACCCTCGAACCGGCCGGCCCCCGCGGGCAGGCCGCCCTGGGCCTCCGGAACGGCAGCGTGCGCTGGCCGGCCCAGGATCTCCTGGTGGAAGGCCTGGGGCTGGAGCTGGCCCTGGCCGAGATCATCCCCCTTACAGGCCGGCCCGGCAGCCGCCTGCGGTTCGAGCGCCTGACCGCAGGCCGCATCGCGCTTCTGGAGGGGGCGGCGGATTTCACCCTGGAATCCGCTGCCAGCCTGCTCGTGGAGCGGGCCAGCGCCTCCTGGTGCGGCGGCCGGCTCAGCCTGACGGCGGCGCGCCTTGGCCGGGATGCCGGCGCCGCCGAGCTGGAGCTGGCCGCCGACCGGCTGCGCATCACTGACCTCGCGACCCAGCTCCAGCTGGGCACGGCGGAAGGGGACGGCACCCTGAGCGGCCGGCTGCCCATCCACTGGTCCCGGGACCAGCTGGCGCTGGGCCACGGCTTCTTCGCCTCGACGCCGGGCACCGGCGGCCGCCTGCGGCTGCCCTCCGACCGGCTGCTGGCCGCGGGCCTGTCCACCGACCGGCCGGAGCTGGGCGGAATTGCTCTTGCTGCCGAGGCGCTTCGGGACTATGACTACCAGTGGCTGCGGCTGGAGCTGGAGCCCCAGGCCGAGGACCTGCGACTGCGACTGCAGCTGGACGGCCGGCCCGCCGGCCCCCTCCCTTTTGTCTTCCAGGAGGAGACCGGGGCCTTTGTGCAGGTCGATCCGGCCTCGCACCCCGGCTCCCTGTTCCAGGGCATCCGCCTGGACC
Protein-coding sequences here:
- a CDS encoding YdbH domain-containing protein is translated as GLLPAASPGTATPAGLPVAGLLPLGELQVAGGRLLLELPGRTLELPFELCLRSRPAPETGGSAWRVEVLAAGMPVAADLRLTPDRQQLLADRLTGRLDLAVLGRLGRLPAALGLAGHADLDGHGQLPLANPRAATLDGQLLVNGLTVEHQGASVLLPHWRLQLAGGTDPAGAWQLTASAGPPSRCQLALAHRTLAGSVGSLQAALGAGEQGGSRLQLSLRDLGLQGQDLTAGLGAVSLTGHSSGQGLELALSIDEGLLQAGGRRLRLGAADLAVGAAPGAENWRGQARLHLADIALEAYASQVALAAADLALPFQWPPPAAGSSGELRLQGLQLGPRPWGDLAATLRQEGTGLTVAGRFRPDPLPELAVDLAGQLGWSAAGGLAAGLHWQLPATPLPADLDLGRLAPAAQGVFLAGVLEGRGRLTLEPAGPRGQAALGLRNGSVRWPAQDLLVEGLGLELALAEIIPLTGRPGSRLRFERLTAGRIALLEGAADFTLESAASLLVERASASWCGGRLSLTAARLGRDAGAAELELAADRLRITDLATQLQLGTAEGDGTLSGRLPIHWSRDQLALGHGFFASTPGTGGRLRLPSDRLLAAGLSTDRPELGGIALAAEALRDYDYQWLRLELEPQAEDLRLRLQLDGRPAGPLPFVFQEETGAFVQVDPASHPGSLFQGIRLDLRFTLPLDPLVRYGRGLGRLLR